CCTCCGGTTCGGACGCCGACGGCACCGAGATCGTCTCGGAGCTCGCCCGGCTGCCGTCGGCGTAGAGCACGCCGATGAGCAGCCCGTTGTAGTCGGGCTTGCGCCGGTGGTCGATCAGCCCCTCGGCGGGGTCGTCGACCAGGCTGTCCCGGGAGTAGACCGTGATGCGCAGCGTCAGCGCCTCGGGCCACACCTCGACGAACCGCAGCGCCACCACCGTGCGTTCGGACCGCCCCAGCGGCTGCGCCAGCGCCAGCACCGCCGGGACGATGTGCTCGCGCGGGGGATCGGTCCAGTGCCGGCCGTTGAACGCGTAGAGCTCCTGCTCCGGCACGGGGAACAGGGGACGCTCACGGGGACCGCCGGTGAAGAAGCTCATCGGACGGCCCGCGACACGCTGTCCGGCACCATGCGCCCACGGTAGGACAACCGCCCGCGAATTTCCGCCCCCGAACGGGCGTACGGCTCTTGCCTCCCGTGATCCCGGACACAAGAGCCGTACGCAGAGTGACTCGTCAGTCGCTCAACTTGAGTTCGCCGTTGCGCCGGGAGGACTCGTCGAGCTCCTTCTCGGCCGGCTTGCCCATGGCGTCCATCAGCTGCCGGGCCAGGCCGAGACCGGTTCCGCCGAGCGACAGCGCCTTGGCGAACATGTCGGACATGCCGTCGGCGCCGTTGAGCACGACCATGTGGTCGACGTTGCCGAACGCGCTGGCGCCCGCCTCGACGATCTCGGGCCAGCGCTCGGCCAGCTGCTGCGCGACGACGGCCTCCTGGTTCTCCGCCAGCGCCGCGGCGCGCGCCTTGATGGCGTCCGCCTCGGCCAGGCCCTTCGCCCGGGCCGACTCCGCTTCGGCGAGACCCTTCGCCTTGGCGGCCTCCGCCTCGGCGATGCCACGGGCCTTGGCCGCGGCGGCCTCGGCCTCACCGGTCGCCCGGGTCGCGCCGGCCATCGCCTCGGCACGCGCCTTCGTGGCCTGCGCCTCGGCGTCGGCGGCCGTCTTCACGCGGGTCGCGTCCGCCGCGGCCCGCAGCTCGGTCTCCTTCGCCTCGGCCTGCGCCTTGGCGATCGAAGCGTCACGGGCGGCGTCGGCCGTCGTGCGCGTGTCGTACGCCTTCGCGTCGGCCGGCTTGCGGACCTGCGACTGCAGCCGCTGCTCGGCCAGCGCCGCCTCCAGCTCGGCGGCCCGGGTCTCCTGGACGACGACCTCCTGGCGCGCGGTCGCCTCGGCCAGCGGCCCCGACTGCGACGCCTTCGCCCGCGCCTCGTCCACCTCGGCCTGGTAGCCGGCCTGCTGGATCTGGCTCTCGCGGACCGCCGCCGCCTTCTTCGCCGCGGAGACCTGCTCGACCTCGGCGGCCTCCTGGTCGCGCTGCGCCTCGGCGATGCGGGCCGACGCGGCGATCGCGGCGGCGTGCGGCTTGCCGAGGTTGAGGATGTAGCCCGACTCGTCGTCGATCTCCTGGATCTGCAGCGAGTCGACGATCAGCCCCAGCTTGATCATCTCGGTGGCCGAGGACTGGCGCACCTCGCCGGTGAGCGCGTCCCGGTTGTGGATCATCTCCTCGATGGTCAGCCCGCCCACGATCGAGCGCAGGTGCCCGGAGAACAGCTCGTGGATCGTGTCGTTCATGCCCTTCTGCTGGTCCAGGAACCGGCGGGCGGCGTTGGCGATCGAGGCGAAGTCGTCGCCGACCTTGTAGATGACCACGGCCCGCACGGTGACCGGCAGCCCCTGCTTCGTCACGCAGGAGACCTGCAGGTTGACGCCCCGGGTGTCCAGCGACAGCCGCCGCGCGGTCTGGAAGCCGGGCAGGACGTTCACCCCGCGGCCGGTGATGATCTTGAAGCCCAGGCTGTCCGCGGTGTCCGCGCGGTCGACCCGGACGCCGAGCCCGGAGATGATCAGCGCTTCGTTCGGTTCCGCGACCTTGTACAGCAGCCGCAGGATCCCGAAGATCACCAGCAGCGCGACGATGACTCCGCCGGCGGAAAGCAGCAGGATTTCCAGGAGACTCATGGCACCGACCCCCTCGCTCTTCTGTTGTGGGTGCGTTGGTGCCTCTTCGACGCCGTCAGCGGCTCAGCGGTTGCCACCGTTCCACATAAACCGTCCGCGGGGGTTCGAAGTCGACCACGAGCACCTGCGTGCCGGAGGAGTACGTCTCGTCCGGGTCGGCCGGGTAGGCGTAGAACGCCTCCGTGCCGCCCCGGACGTTCAGGAGCACCTCGCCGACGAGGCCGGGGCCGATCGTGCCGGTCACGCGGCCTCGGCTGCCGATCATCCCCCGAAGCCCTTCAGCTTGACCTTGCTGCCCTTCTGCACGAACGTGCCCGGTTGCGGGTCCTGCTGGAAGACGAAGTCGAACCCGCCGCCGCCACCGCCGCGGCCGCCGCCCTTGCCGTCGCGGTCGGCCTTCAGCCCGGCCTGCTCGAGGATCTTCTGGGCGTCGTCGAACGAGCGGAACCGGACGTCGGGCACCTGGACGGCGTTGTTGACGAAGACGCCGATCCGCTTCTCCCTGGCCTGCGCGTTGGCCGGTGGGTCGGTCCGGGTGACGGCCCCGCCCGGGACGTTCTGGTTGAACTCCTCGCCAGCCTGGAACGGCTCGAACCCGGCCTGCTGCAGCAGCTGGAACGCCTCGTCCTTGCTCCGCCCGGTGACGTCCGGGACCGGCGGCAGCGGGATCGGGCCCTTCGACACGATGATCGTGACCTGGCCGCCGATGTTCAGCTGGCTGCCCGCGCCCGGCGTGGTGCGGATGACCGCGCCCTGCGGGACCTCGGCGTCGTAGTCGTCGCCCCCGCGGACCGGCGTCAGCTGCGCGGTCTTGATCGCCTGCTCGGCGTCGGGCAGCGCGGTGCCCGGCCGGATGTCCGGCACGGTCGGGCGACCCTTCGACAGCACGACCGACACCAGCGAGTTCGGCGCCAGCGGCGTGCCCTCCGCGGGTTCGGCGCGCAGCACGGTGTTCGACGGCACGGAGTTGTCGAACTCCTGGCTGAACTGCGGGTTCAGCTTCACCGCCCGCAGCGCGTCGCCCGCCGCGGCCTGGTTGAGCCCGACGAGCTTCGGCACGGTCGCGGTCTTGTCGCCACCGGTGTCGGTCAGCATGAAGACGAAGGCCGTGATCAGCCCGCCGAAGAGCAGCACCGCGGCAGCGATCACCGCGATCCGCTTCCGGTTGTCCTTCGGCTTCTCCGGTTCCGCCTCGCCGCGGCGCCGCGGCACCGGCGGCCGCGCCGGCGGGATCTGCTGGGTGATGCCCGGAGGCGGGGTGCCCGGGTGGCTCAGCGCCCGCGTCGCGTTCGGGCGGTGCACCGGCATCGTCTTCTCGGAGTCCGGCAGCACCTGCGGGATCCGCGGCAGCGTGCGCTCGGTGTCGGCGAGGTCGCCCTGGCCGTGGGAGACGGGGACCGGCACGGTCACCGGCAGCAGGCCCAGCTGCGCGCGCACCGCGGTCAGCTCGGTCAGGAAGTCCCCGGCGTCGGCGGGGCGCAGCTCCGGGTCGCGGCGGGTCGCGCGGGTGATCAGCTCGTCCAGCGCGGGCGGCAGGTCCGGGCGCAGCTCGCTCGGGCGCGGGACGTCGTCGTTCACGTGCCGGTACGCCACCGAGATCGCGGTGTCGCCGGTGTAGGGCACCTGCCCGGTGAGCATTTCGTAGAGCAGGATGCCGGCCGAGTAGACGTCACCCCGCGCGGACGCCGCGCCGGTCTCGACCTGTTCCGGCGACAGGTAGGCGACCGTGCCCAGGATGACGCTGGAGCTCGTCGTGCCCGCGCTCGCCACGGCTCGCACCAGGCCGAAGTCGGCGACCTTCACGACGCCGCCGGTGTGCGGCCCGGACCGGCCGATCAGCACGTTCTCCGGCTTGACGTCGCGGTGCACCAGCCCGGCCCGGTGCGCGGCGGCCAGCGCCGAGAGCACCGGCTCGGCGACGCTCAGCGCCAGCGCGACGTCCAGCGGGCCCTGGTCGTCCAGCAGGTCGCGCAGCGTCCCGCCGTCGACCAGCTCCATGACCAGGAACGCGAGCCCGGACTCGGCGCCCTGGGGCAGGTCGAACCCCTGATCGTGCACCGCCACCACGTGCGGGTGGTGCAGCTGCGCCGCCGACTGCGCTTCCCGCACGAACCGGTCCACGAACGACCGGTCGTCGGCGAAGCGCGGGTCCATGATCTTGATCGCGACCGGACGGTCCAGCCGGGTGTCGGTCCCCCGGTAGACGGAGGACATCCCCCCGTGCGCGAGCAGCCGGTCCACCCGGTAGCGCCGCTCGAGGAGCGTGCCGACCAGGCTGGGTTGGGTGCGAGTCACGAGTATGGATCGTACGGAACCGCACACGGTTGGTGGAGGAGACCTCGCGGGTCACCCGTGCGCACTAACGGGCGTGAGTGCGGAATGTGGCAGAGTGTCACGTGTGAGTGGTATTCCTGTCGCCGACGACGTCCTCGACACCGCCATCGCGGTCCTCCCGCTGGGAGAGGTCGCGAACGTCCTCGGGACTTCGGCCAACAAGGTCCGCCAGATGCTGCGGGACGGGCAGCTGATCGCCTTCAAGCGCGACGGCGACCTGTGCGTGCCCGGTGCCTTCTTCGTCAAGGACGGGATCGTGAAGGGCCTGGCCGGGACGATCACAGTGCTCGCCGACTCCGGGTTCTCCCGGACCGAGATGCTGCGGTGGCTGTTCACGACCGACGACAGCCTGCCGGGCAGCACCCCGATCAACGCCCTGCGCACCAGTCACGGCACCGAGGTGAAGCGGCGCGCGCAGGCGATGGCGTTCTGACCTGCGCAGATACGGCAGCGCGGCGAGGAGCTGAACCGCTGCGGCGGTGACCAGGCACGCCGGGAGCGACCACATCGCGAGCGGGCCGGCTAGAGCCGCTCCGGCGGCCAGGCCGGTGATCTTCACGCTCGCCGCCGTCGTGAACACCTGCGCGCGGACGTGCTCGGGCGCTTCGCGGTGGCGGATCGCGAACAACGCCGTGAGCTGCGGTCCTTCGCCGAACCCGGCGACGGCGGCCGCCACGACCAGCAGCGTGAGGTCGTCGGCGGCCGCCGCCAGCGTGGCGCTCGCGGCCAGCACCAGCGTGCTCAGCCAAACCGTCCGGTCCGGCGCCCACGGCAGCGGATTCTTCGCGAAGACCGCGTTGGCCAGCAGGGACGCGGTCGCCAGCACCGTCAGCAGGAGCGCGCCGTCCGCCGGGCCGCGGAGGTGGGCCGCGCCCAGCAGGGGGTAACAGACGGTGACCATGCCGATGCCGGCGCAGGAGATCGTCGACGCCAGCGTCGCCCGCCTCAGCGGCGCGTTGCGCACGAGGACCGTGAAGCCGTCCTTGAGGTGGGTCCGGTTCTTCGGTTTCGTCCTGCCCGGGAGGGTCCACGCCACCGGGACCGCGGCGGCGACCAGGGCGACGGCGGCCGCGAGCCCCGCCGGACCGCCGAGGAATCCCGCGAGCCCGGGACCGGCGAGTGCGGCGGCGGTGAACGTCAGCGCGTCGAAGCGGCTGGCTTTCGGCAGCTTCGGCCCGGCGACGGCGGGCAGCTGAGCGGTCCAGCCGCCCGCGATGGCCGGGTTGAGCAGGCCGGTCACGGTGGCGACGGCCACGACCGCGGTCAGGGGCAGCTGCCCGAACACGGCCGCGACCAGGGCGATCCCGCCCGCGTATCCCAGCAGGGCCGTGGCGAGCAGCCGCCCCGGTGCCGGGCTGCGATCCAGGAAGGCGCCGAACACCGGCCCGCCGACCGCGGCCGCCGCGGTCAGCCCGGCGAGCAGCGCCGCCCCGGCGTGCGGGCCCGCGGTCAGCCCGAGCAGGAGGAGAGCGGGGCCGGACAGCTCGTCTCCGGTCCGCGCCAGCGTCGCCCCGGCCAGGTAACGCCTTATCATGAGCAAGACGTTACACTGGGACATGGCCTTTCCGCACCGGGATTCTGTGCAGCGCGCGGTCGACCTGCTGGGCGTCCTGCTCTTCGACGCCGAGCCGGCCGTGATCGCGGAGGTGTTGCGCGCGCACGGGGAGCCGGATGTCCGGTTGTCCGCTTCGGACGTGGTCGAGCTGCGTGCGGCTGCGGCCGAGCTGCGTGAAGTGTTCGCGGCGCCCGACGTGGCTTCGGCGGCTTCGGCGCTCAACGCGTTGTTCGCGAAGTACGCGGGCCCACCGCGCCTGACGAACCACGAAGAGGGCTACGGCTGGCACCTGCACGCCGACGCGGCGGACGACGGCCCGTGGGGAGCGTGGCTGGTGACGTCGTCGGCGCTGGGGTTGGCTTCGCTGCTGGCCGAGCGCCAGGACGTGCCGGGCGGGTTGTGCGCGTCGCCGTCGTGCGGGAAGCCGTTCGCGCACACGGGAGGGGGCAGTCCGCGCCGCTACTGCTCCCCGCGCTGCGCGACGCGTGAGCGGGTCGCCGCCCACCGGGCCCCAAAGCCGTGAAGGCCTCCTTCCCGGCTCTTAGCGCCGGTAAGGAGGCCTTCACGGACCATGGAACTCAGCTGTTGGTCTTGTCGCGCCAGGCGATCCACGACTTGAGGGCGCCCAGGTCGTAGTCCGGGCCGCCCACGCCCACCGTGAACGTCGTGACGCCCAGGTCCAGCAGCTTCGGGCCCAGTTCGTCCGGCTCGCCCTGGACGCCGCACGAACGCTCGATCTCCGCCGGGTCGCGGCCGACGTCCGCGCAGTGCTGGTCGAGGATCTTCACCTTGCGCTCGACGACCTCCGGGTCGCCGAAGCCGTGCCAGATGTCGCCGTGCTTGGCGACCAGCTTGAGGGTCTTCTTCTCGCCACCGCCGCCGATGAGCACCGGGATCTTGCGGGTCGGCGCCGGGTTCAGCTTGCCGAAGCGCGCCTCGATGCGCGGCAGCGACTCCGCCAGGTCGTCGAGACGGCCGCCGGCGGTGCCGAACTCGTAGCCGTACTCGTCGTAGTCCTTCTCGAACCAGCCCGAGCCGATGCCGAGGATGAGCCGGCCGCCGGAGATGTGGTCGACCGTGCGGGCCATGTCGGCCAGCAGCTCGGGGTTGCGGTAGCTGTTGCAGGTCACCAGCGCGCCGATCTCCACCCGCGACGTCGACTCCGCCCACGCGCCGAGCATGGTCCAGCACTCGAAGTGCTGACCTTCGGGATCGCCGTACAGCGGGTAGAAGTGGTCCCAGTTGAAGACGATGTCGGCGCCGAGGTCCTCGGCGGCCGACGCGGTGCGCCGGATGGTGTCGTAGTCGGCGTGCTGCGGCTGGAGCTGCAGGCCGATCCGGATGCGTCGTTCGGTCATGATCGCAGCCTACGACCGCCCCGGAACGTCTCGCGCGCCCAGACCGTGGCCAAGGGGGGTAGCGCGACCACCAGCCTGCGCGACTTCGGCACCACCGCGCGCCGCGTGAGGATGTCGTAGTCCAGGGCCACGATCTCGTCGAGGATGCCTTCGTACAGCGTCAGCGCCGTCCGCACGCAGGGCCGCGATTCGGGGCGCAGCAACGGAACCCCCGCTTCGGCCCGCCGGTACACCGCCCGCGTCCGCGAGACGAAGTACGCCAGTGCCGCGCGGATCCGCGGGTCGGGCCGCCTCGCCTCGAGCAGCTCGCGCGAGACGTCGAACGCCGCCAGCTCCCGCGTCGGCAGGTACAGCCGGCCGCGGTCGAGGTCTTCGCCGACGTCGCGCAGGAAGTTCGTCAGCTGGAACGCCTCGCCGAGCGCGATCGCGCCCGGCTCGGCGTCTTCCAGGACACCGACCGTGCCGAACACCGGCAGCATCTGCAGCCCGATCACCGCGGCCGAGCCGTACATGTACTCGCCCAGCTCCGCGAACGTCGCGTACTCGATCGGCTCGAGGTCCATCCGCATGGACTTCAGGAACGCGTCGAACAGATCACGGGAAATGCCGTACCGGCGCACGGTGTCCGCCAGTGCCGCGAGCACCGGGTCCGCCGGGGTGCCGCCGTCGAAGACGACGTCCACCATCGCCGCGACGCGGTCCAGCTCGGCCGCCGGGTCACTGCCCGGCGCGGGGTTGTCGACCAGTTCGTCGGCCATCCGCGCGAACCCGTAGAGCGTGTGCGCGGCCGGCCGGGCCCGTGCCGGCAGCAGCCGGGTGGCCAGGAAGAACGTGCGCCCGTGGTGGGCGTTGATGCGGCGGCATGCGGTGTAGGCGGCGCGCAGGGCCGGGCCGGTGATGCCCGCGGCGTCGAGTTCGTTCACCGGCCGGTGATCCTTTCCGCTGCCAGTCGTCCGGAGATGAGCACGGGCGGGATGCCCACACCAGGCGTCGTGCCGCAGCCGGCGAGCACCACGTTGCCCGCGGCGCGCACCAGGTTCGCCGGCCGGAACGGGCCGGTCTGCGTGAACGTGTGCGCCAGCGAGAACGGCGTCCCGGCCGCGAGCCCGCGCGCCGCCCAGTCCGCCGGGGTGATCGTCTCGTCGACGGTGAACCCGTCGCCGAACCCGGTCAGCCCGCGCGCTTCGAGCGTGCGAAGCAGCTCTTCGCGGTACGGCTCGCGGACGCGTTCCCAGTCGATCGGCCCGCGACGCAGGTTCGGCGCCGGCGCGAGCACCGAGACGATCTCGCCGCCGCGCCCGGCCAGTCCCGGGTCGGTCGCCGTCGGGCGCGTGACCAGCAGCGACGGGTCGCTCATGAGCTTTCCCTCACGGATGATCTCCGCGAACGTCCGCTCCCAGGCGCCGCCGAAGTAGATCGTGTGGTGCCCGAGGTCCCACGCCCGCGTCGTCCGGCCGTGCAGGACGACGGCCGACGGCGAATACCGCAGCGGCACCGGTCGCCGGGGCCGCGCGCCGATGAGCCGGTAGGCCGCGCTCAGCTCGGTGGCGAGGACGACGGCGTCGCAGGAGATCCGCTCGCCCGAGCGCGTCCGGACCGCGCGCACCCGCGAGGAGACCCGCTCGAGCCACGCGGCCTCGGTGCCGAACCGCACGTCCGCGCCCGCCCGGGCCGCCGCACCGGTCATCGCCCGGCCGATCTCGCCCATCCCGCCTTCGGGGTAGTAGACGCCGCCGACGGTGTCCATGTAGGCGATGACGCCGTACGCGCCGATCGCGCTCGCCGGGTCGAGGCCGGCGTAGAGCGCCTGGAAGGTGAACAGCCGCCGGACCCGCTCGTCGAGCAGGTAGCGGCCGACGCGCGGGCCGAGCCGGCCGAACCCGCCGAGCGCCGCGAGCTTCGCCAGCTCGGGGCGGGCCAGGTCGAGCGGCGAGTCGAAGTTCGTGGCCAGGAACCGGTCCTTCTGCACGGCGTACAGCTCGGTCAGCCAGCGCCGCAGCGCCCGGTAGCCCGCCGCTTCGCGGGCGCCGGCGAACGCGCGGATCTCGGCTTCCATCGCGTCGCCGTCGGTGCGCAGCGCGAGGGTGCTGCCGTCGGCGAACCGCGCCCGGTACGCCGGGTCCAGCCGGGTCAGGCGCAGGTTCTTGGCCAGGGGCTCACCGACCGCGGCGAACGCCTCTTCGAGGAGCTCGGGCATGGTCAGCACGCTCGCGCCGGTGTCCACGGCGTTGCCGTCGAAGTTCTCCTGCCCGGCGCGCCCGCCCGGGACGCCGGCCTGCTCCAGCAGCGTGACGCGCCGTCCCGCGCCGAGCAGGTGCAGGGTCGCCGAAAGCCCGGCCAGCCCGGCCCCGATCACGACCACGTGGTCGGCGGCCCCGGCGGACCCGTTGATCCGCCGCACGTCAGTACGTCCGCTGCGTGGCCTTGACGACCAGCCCGGTCAGCGCCGCGGGCGCGGGCTCGGCCAGGTGGGCGCGCTCGAGGGCGGCCATCGCCGCGGTGGTCAGCTCGTCGATCCGCCGCTCGACCGCGTCGACCGCGCCGACCTGCTGCAACGCCATCCGGACGGTCTCGACGCCCTCGTCGGACAGGTCCGCGTCGCCGATCGCGTCCGCGATCACGGTGGCCGCGGCCGCCTCGCCCTTCTCGGCCGCGAGCTGCAGGCCGAGGGCCGCGAGCAGCGTGCGCTTGCCCTCGCGCAGGTCGTCGCCGGCGGGCTTGCCGGTGACCGACGGGTCGCCGAACACGCCCAGCAGGTCGTCGCGCAACTGGAACGCGACGCCGACCGCGCCGCCGAACTCCAGCAGCGTGGCGATCAGTTCGGGGGAGGCCCCGCCGAGCGCGGCGCCCAGGTGCAGCGGCCGCTGCACGGTGTAGGCGGCGGTCTTGAGCCGGTCGATCTTCAGCGCGGCCTCGACGGAGGCGTCGCCGGTGGCCTGCGTGCGGACGTCGAGGTACTGCCCGGCGAGCACCTCGGTGCGCATGGCGCGCCACGCCGGGCGCGCGGCGGCGAGCGTCTCCGCGGGCAGCGGCGCGTCGGCGAACATGTCGTCCGCCCAGGCCAGCGCCAGGTCGCCGACGAGCACCGCGGTGGCCAGGCCGAACGTCGCGGGGGAGCCGAGCCAGCCCTGGTCGGCGTGCAGCTTCGCGCCCGCGATGTGCACGGTCGGGAAGCCGCGGCGGGAGTCGGAGGAGTCGATGAGGTCGTCGTGGATCAGCGCGCACGCCTGGATCAGCTCGAGGCTGGACACCGCCTGCAGCACGCCTTCGGCGTCCGGGCCCGCCGGGTCGCCGCCCGCGCCGCGCCAGCCCCACCAGGCGAATGTCGGGCGCAAGCGTTTGCCGCCGGTCAGCACGAACCCGCTCAGCGCGTCGATCCCGGCCGCCACGGTCGGCTCGGTCTCCACGATTCCGGCGCTCGCCCGGCCGAGGAACCCGGCGAGCGCGCGCTCGACGTGGGCGGGCAGATCGGCGTCGGAAACGGGCGCGTCCATGCCGCCATCCTCGCCGAACCGGCGGGGGCGCGGACCGCCGGGGCACCCGGATGTGGCGAATCAGACTCTGGCCGGCGCCGCCCAGAACGGCCCGGTCAGGCCCGCTTCGGCGAAGTAGGCGACGGCGCTGTCCGGTTCCCGCCGCCGGTAGCCGCGCTCGAGCCGGCCCTCGTACCAGCCGCGGGCGAGCCGCCAGAGCGTGACGAGGTCCATGACGTACCCCTTGGCGTGCCCGGTCGCCGCCAGCCAGGCGTCCACACAGGACTCGCAGCAGAACAGCCGCTGGTGCCCGCAGGTGTGCAGCACGTCGTCCCACATCCGCGCGGCGGGCACGAGGAAGTGCGCCACCTGGGCGCCCTCGGGCGGCGCGGCGCGGTTCACGACCAGGGCGTGCGGCTGGCCGCAGCCGGGGCAGCGGGTCGCGACGAGCACCTCCGGCTCGTCGGCCACCAGGTGGGGGATGGCGAAGGAGTCCCACGCGCAGCCGCCCCACCACAGCGTGTGCGAGCCCATCACCGAGAAGCCGAGCGACTTCGCCGCGAACGGGTGGGCCAGCACGACGTGCTCGCACTCGTCGAGCACCAGGTGGTGGGCTTCGGCGAGGCGGTGCAGCGCCTGCTTGGCGACGGCCAGGGACCCGCCCGCCGCGTCGGCCAGCTCCGGTGCGGACGGCGCCCGGCCGCGGTCGGCGAAGGCGTGGTAGACGGCGAGGCGCACGTCCTCGTCCCAGCTCGTGTCGTCGTCCCTCATCGCTCACTCCCGGCACCAGTTTAGTCCGCGCGCCCCGCTAGAACGTGACTCGAACGATTGTCTCGCCCCGCGGACGGGGGCTCCCGGATGCCGGGCACCGGCCCTTAACATTGGCGGTATGACGTCGGTGATCGAGCGGTTGCGCGGAGACGGGCCGAAGTTCTCCATCGAGTTCTTCCCACCCCGGGACGCGGCGGACGAGGCCGTCCTGTGGAAGGCGATCCGGGAGCTCGAGCCGTACGACCCGGCCTACATGTCGATCACCTACGGCGCCGGCGGCTCCAGCCGCGACGGCACGATCCGCAGCATCGCGCGCGTCGCCACCGAGACGACCCTGGTGCCGATGGCGCACCTGACCGCGGTCAACCACACCGTCGCCGAGCTGCGGAACGTGATCGGCTGGTACGCCTCGGTCGGCGTCCGCAACATCCTCGCGCTGCGCGGCGACCCGCCGGGCGACGTCTACGGCGACTGGATCCCGCACCCGGAGGGCCTGACCTACGCCGAAGAGCTGGTGCGGCTGGTCCGCGAGCTGGGCGACTTCTGCGTCGGCGTTTCGGCGTCGACCTACGGCCACCCGCGCTCGCCCGACCTGGAGACCGACACGAAGTACCTGGTCCGCAAGCTGCGCGCGGGTGCGGACTTCGCGATCGCGCAGCTGTTCCACGACGCCGAGGACTTCCTCCGGCTGCGCGACCGGGTGGCCGCGACCGGCTGC
This genomic window from Amycolatopsis mongoliensis contains:
- a CDS encoding SPFH domain-containing protein, giving the protein MSLLEILLLSAGGVIVALLVIFGILRLLYKVAEPNEALIISGLGVRVDRADTADSLGFKIITGRGVNVLPGFQTARRLSLDTRGVNLQVSCVTKQGLPVTVRAVVIYKVGDDFASIANAARRFLDQQKGMNDTIHELFSGHLRSIVGGLTIEEMIHNRDALTGEVRQSSATEMIKLGLIVDSLQIQEIDDESGYILNLGKPHAAAIAASARIAEAQRDQEAAEVEQVSAAKKAAAVRESQIQQAGYQAEVDEARAKASQSGPLAEATARQEVVVQETRAAELEAALAEQRLQSQVRKPADAKAYDTRTTADAARDASIAKAQAEAKETELRAAADATRVKTAADAEAQATKARAEAMAGATRATGEAEAAAAKARGIAEAEAAKAKGLAEAESARAKGLAEADAIKARAAALAENQEAVVAQQLAERWPEIVEAGASAFGNVDHMVVLNGADGMSDMFAKALSLGGTGLGLARQLMDAMGKPAEKELDESSRRNGELKLSD
- a CDS encoding PASTA domain-containing protein, with the protein product MTRTQPSLVGTLLERRYRVDRLLAHGGMSSVYRGTDTRLDRPVAIKIMDPRFADDRSFVDRFVREAQSAAQLHHPHVVAVHDQGFDLPQGAESGLAFLVMELVDGGTLRDLLDDQGPLDVALALSVAEPVLSALAAAHRAGLVHRDVKPENVLIGRSGPHTGGVVKVADFGLVRAVASAGTTSSSVILGTVAYLSPEQVETGAASARGDVYSAGILLYEMLTGQVPYTGDTAISVAYRHVNDDVPRPSELRPDLPPALDELITRATRRDPELRPADAGDFLTELTAVRAQLGLLPVTVPVPVSHGQGDLADTERTLPRIPQVLPDSEKTMPVHRPNATRALSHPGTPPPGITQQIPPARPPVPRRRGEAEPEKPKDNRKRIAVIAAAVLLFGGLITAFVFMLTDTGGDKTATVPKLVGLNQAAAGDALRAVKLNPQFSQEFDNSVPSNTVLRAEPAEGTPLAPNSLVSVVLSKGRPTVPDIRPGTALPDAEQAIKTAQLTPVRGGDDYDAEVPQGAVIRTTPGAGSQLNIGGQVTIIVSKGPIPLPPVPDVTGRSKDEAFQLLQQAGFEPFQAGEEFNQNVPGGAVTRTDPPANAQAREKRIGVFVNNAVQVPDVRFRSFDDAQKILEQAGLKADRDGKGGGRGGGGGGFDFVFQQDPQPGTFVQKGSKVKLKGFGG
- a CDS encoding Rv2175c family DNA-binding protein, whose product is MSGIPVADDVLDTAIAVLPLGEVANVLGTSANKVRQMLRDGQLIAFKRDGDLCVPGAFFVKDGIVKGLAGTITVLADSGFSRTEMLRWLFTTDDSLPGSTPINALRTSHGTEVKRRAQAMAF
- a CDS encoding CGNR zinc finger domain-containing protein; translated protein: MAFPHRDSVQRAVDLLGVLLFDAEPAVIAEVLRAHGEPDVRLSASDVVELRAAAAELREVFAAPDVASAASALNALFAKYAGPPRLTNHEEGYGWHLHADAADDGPWGAWLVTSSALGLASLLAERQDVPGGLCASPSCGKPFAHTGGGSPRRYCSPRCATRERVAAHRAPKP
- a CDS encoding LLM class F420-dependent oxidoreductase; its protein translation is MTERRIRIGLQLQPQHADYDTIRRTASAAEDLGADIVFNWDHFYPLYGDPEGQHFECWTMLGAWAESTSRVEIGALVTCNSYRNPELLADMARTVDHISGGRLILGIGSGWFEKDYDEYGYEFGTAGGRLDDLAESLPRIEARFGKLNPAPTRKIPVLIGGGGEKKTLKLVAKHGDIWHGFGDPEVVERKVKILDQHCADVGRDPAEIERSCGVQGEPDELGPKLLDLGVTTFTVGVGGPDYDLGALKSWIAWRDKTNS
- a CDS encoding phytoene/squalene synthase family protein — encoded protein: MNELDAAGITGPALRAAYTACRRINAHHGRTFFLATRLLPARARPAAHTLYGFARMADELVDNPAPGSDPAAELDRVAAMVDVVFDGGTPADPVLAALADTVRRYGISRDLFDAFLKSMRMDLEPIEYATFAELGEYMYGSAAVIGLQMLPVFGTVGVLEDAEPGAIALGEAFQLTNFLRDVGEDLDRGRLYLPTRELAAFDVSRELLEARRPDPRIRAALAYFVSRTRAVYRRAEAGVPLLRPESRPCVRTALTLYEGILDEIVALDYDILTRRAVVPKSRRLVVALPPLATVWARETFRGGRRLRS
- the crtI gene encoding phytoene desaturase family protein — its product is MRRINGSAGAADHVVVIGAGLAGLSATLHLLGAGRRVTLLEQAGVPGGRAGQENFDGNAVDTGASVLTMPELLEEAFAAVGEPLAKNLRLTRLDPAYRARFADGSTLALRTDGDAMEAEIRAFAGAREAAGYRALRRWLTELYAVQKDRFLATNFDSPLDLARPELAKLAALGGFGRLGPRVGRYLLDERVRRLFTFQALYAGLDPASAIGAYGVIAYMDTVGGVYYPEGGMGEIGRAMTGAAARAGADVRFGTEAAWLERVSSRVRAVRTRSGERISCDAVVLATELSAAYRLIGARPRRPVPLRYSPSAVVLHGRTTRAWDLGHHTIYFGGAWERTFAEIIREGKLMSDPSLLVTRPTATDPGLAGRGGEIVSVLAPAPNLRRGPIDWERVREPYREELLRTLEARGLTGFGDGFTVDETITPADWAARGLAAGTPFSLAHTFTQTGPFRPANLVRAAGNVVLAGCGTTPGVGIPPVLISGRLAAERITGR
- a CDS encoding polyprenyl synthetase family protein — encoded protein: MDAPVSDADLPAHVERALAGFLGRASAGIVETEPTVAAGIDALSGFVLTGGKRLRPTFAWWGWRGAGGDPAGPDAEGVLQAVSSLELIQACALIHDDLIDSSDSRRGFPTVHIAGAKLHADQGWLGSPATFGLATAVLVGDLALAWADDMFADAPLPAETLAAARPAWRAMRTEVLAGQYLDVRTQATGDASVEAALKIDRLKTAAYTVQRPLHLGAALGGASPELIATLLEFGGAVGVAFQLRDDLLGVFGDPSVTGKPAGDDLREGKRTLLAALGLQLAAEKGEAAAATVIADAIGDADLSDEGVETVRMALQQVGAVDAVERRIDELTTAAMAALERAHLAEPAPAALTGLVVKATQRTY
- the merB gene encoding organomercurial lyase; its protein translation is MRDDDTSWDEDVRLAVYHAFADRGRAPSAPELADAAGGSLAVAKQALHRLAEAHHLVLDECEHVVLAHPFAAKSLGFSVMGSHTLWWGGCAWDSFAIPHLVADEPEVLVATRCPGCGQPHALVVNRAAPPEGAQVAHFLVPAARMWDDVLHTCGHQRLFCCESCVDAWLAATGHAKGYVMDLVTLWRLARGWYEGRLERGYRRREPDSAVAYFAEAGLTGPFWAAPARV